The Arabidopsis thaliana chromosome 5, partial sequence genomic interval TGGTTAGTTTGTCGACGAGTATTGTGACATTTAAGTCGGTGGTTATCTATTCTTCTGATAACTCTCAGATATTTACTACGGTTACTTGTTTTGTGGTAGGGCTGGATTTTCGAGTGCAATGGCATCAAACTTGACTAACCAATCCCGTAATGTGCTGAGTAAGAAAGTCATGGTTAAGAAAGATGTAAGTTTCCTATGTGTGGATCAAACTTTCAATCTTCGTGTTTTGGaataaattaactaaaacttgattttgtgTCTCGGCAGGATTCTCTTGACAACATCACTCTCTTCTCAATTATAACATTGATGTCTCTCGTTCTGATGGCTCCTGTGACTTTCTTTACGGAAGGCATCAAGTTCACTCCTTCATACATTCAATCAGCTGTGAGTTTAGTATATATTACgattctattttttctatatcCTTCTCAAATGTTTGCAGTTCCTAACAACCAATCTCGGTTTTGCAGGGTGTGAAtgttaaacaaatatatacaaagtCTCTTATCGCTGCACTCTGCTTCCACGCATACCAGCAGGTTAggcttttttttctcttaatgaTTTGGTTGCTTTACTTGAGTATATAACGAATTTGAATTGACATTTCTGAAATGTGGATAATACAGGTGTCGTACATGATATTGGCGAGAGTATCACCGGTTACACATTCTGTCGGAAACTGTGTGAAACGTGTTGTGGTTATTGTGAGCTCtgtcatcttcttcaagaCACCCGTCTCGCCTGTTAATGCTTTCGGTAACATCCAGTCTTATTCTCTTCTCGGCTTCAGTGAATACGCAATACTTTGGAACTCATTGTCGTTTATTTTTGTCTCTGCGGCAGGAACTGGAATCGCCCTTGCGGGTGTCTTCTTATACTCCAGAGTGAAGGGTATTAagccaaagccaaagactGCTTAAGCAAATATCGGCTAATACCTAATGTCATATCACTCCCGCGCTTTGGATTTGTATACAATTTCTCGAGCTAAAGTTTTCAGATAGATGGTTTTATTCTTTTGCGGGTTTTTTCACGAAGTTTCATCATCCCTTTCTAAGCTTTTCGCTGCAGCCATCGGTTCTCTTAGAGTTTGTTATAAGTTCTCTTCTGTGTCTAGACAAATGCTAAACTCTTAAATTTCTTACAGTTTTTCCAAGAATAACTTGTCAACACATTCTCATTACTGCTTTTAGTTTACACGTTTAAGGTTTATTAGGAGGAGCACGTGAATTGTTCCTTTTGCTATGGTGATAAAAAGCACAATATTAAGCATTTGAGGATACCTCTTGACTTGCATTTGCACCCGATTCAGTAGTCTGCACGAGTTGTTTGAACTCCTTATCCACAGTTCAATACCTCTAAGTGATATGGATTCGACATATTTTAAAGTGATATTATACTTCAAAACTTTAGTTTATTTCCGTTAAGGACATTCATCGTGAACAACCATAATTTGAATCGCacagaaatttttaaaaatgcttTAAACTATTAGATCTCAGTAattatttaacataatttCTTGTATGccataaattttgtatataaaatcattCTTCCATTTATGCTATGCCCAAAAGTCATAATCTTAGCATTATACAGCTACATATTTACTGATCATAAAATTACGTATTGATCACATAATTTgtatctattttttaaaaggttaatACTCTTATATATcgttgaattaaaaaaaaaaaaaaacattcgaAGACAATAAAATACTCGTTTCTATTGATTCGCTAGGTGAATTTACGaaggaaaattttgatttttggtcaTAAAAAGAGTAATCTCGtttgaaataatatatttgttttgagaaataaTCTATTTTGATAGTTGTAAAGTGGGTAAACTGAATCGAAccatgtttacttttttttttttttgtcgtcatTTTCATTACTTCACAACTAACTTACATGAGTCCATGATATTACATATTGCATCTTTTTGGATCTTGCTACTTTTGCGAGATGATCAGCTACATCATTGATTGTACTATTCACTTTACTTACAACAAAAGAAGCTGAAATTGTAGCAAGTTTTTGTATGTCCTGGATATAAGCGGCCAAAGGGGAGTTAGTTGTGGGGCATGCCTTCTTGTCCTTTTGCAGATATGGCGCTACATTCTGATACAGGATTGAAGCATCGACACAAAATTTAACCTCTTCGTAACCCAGTCTCCGTACTTGCATCATTGCCGACCTAAGGGCTTCCGCTTCCGCTTCAATCGAAGAGTTAGTTGGAGGTATAGAGGCCATACCTTTGAGAACCATTTGAGCTTTGTCATTGTAAAGGACCCACCCAATTCCTGCACATTCAGTTGGGGAAACCCAAGATGCATCCACAAAGCAGCAGTATGCTTTGGCTTCTTTCATGATATCTTGTACATTCCCCATTAATGCCCCGGTCTTCTGTTGGTCTTGTTGAGAATTTGGTTGGGGCTGAGTCAAATCGATGAGCGCTTTGTTGATAATATCTGGTATAGACCATTTTCAGTTGTTGAAGATAAGGTCATTGCTCATTTTCCAGATACGCCAACCAATGAAAGGGAATAGACTTACATCCTTTCTGTGGTTTTTTGTCAGACTCATCAATTTCTCAATATTCTCCATATAAGAGTTTAAGTTCCAAGATGCACCTGGTATAGAAAGGTTCGGTGCCTGCTCCCAGATTTCTCTGCTGATTCGGCATTGAAAGAGCAAATGGTTTATGTTTTCCGGAGCTTCACCACATCTGAAACAAATGTCATCTGAAGTCAACTTTCTCCTCTTGAGGTTATCTGCAGTCGGTAAAGCATTATGGAGTACTTTCCACCAAAAGTGTTTAATCTTTGGTGGAGTATTAAGGTTCCATAATGTtgacttttaaattttatgataaatgtcttaaattatataaatacgATCTAAAAGtaactttaaatttaaagtttacATTTAGATATTTGATAAACTTCATTTAATAATCTTTGTCAATGTGTCTATATAACCtaatgttttgttcttgttttgttcttgtttttttttttttttttttttttttttttttttttttttttttatgaaaagtATTATTACCTGATGTATATTAATTGTTATGTTGTGATTGGTTTCTGTTGGAGCTTCTCTGCTTATGTGTAtgagttgttttgttttgattggttaatCTTTTTAATGATGTGTCTAGCGagagttattttattttaattgtactatatttatattgtgATGTTTctcttaaattaaaaatttatgactatatatatgacaatatatatatatatatatatatatatatacattattgaGATAGATAATGAATACATTAGTTtatcattaaatttaataGGTACTGAtcttcaaattattttcaaacgATTCTCTGTCaatttcttgatatttttaaactaaaatccattttttaaaaaatagactGATTTAACAAACATTAAAAGTTAATTGTTTCTGTACATGCCACGGATCGAAAATGAGTCagtaaatgaatattttttaccTAAAGTCACACATTGTATATACCTAAGTAAATGATACATGACCAAAATTAGAAGATCAAGAATCCTTATATTACGAAAATATCCGGTTACATTCGTTGAATACTTTAATGAAGAATCTAGGAtataattaaagaagaagaaaatatgtaagcatttagaaataaaataacttGGAGATATAAGCAAACCATAAACACGTCCATATGAATGAATGGTACACTCCtcgtaaataaataaatatatgcatcaaaatgagaaaatcttcacttttatttattcttaatACGTCAGATTCTCTGAACacaaaatgatataatttgtAGATAACTTACTCAAAACGTAAGAACTCACTATCTATTATCATTTATTAACCACCATCTCATTAATCTTATAAATATGTACTCATTAGATTGTCAAAAGTAAAACCTCACAATACACTTTAAactacaaatcaaaacaatggCCTCTCTATTCTCTTCAGTTCTCTTGtctctttgtttactctcttcACTTTTTCTCTCAAATGCAAACGCTAAGCCAAAACTAGGCTTCACCGCGGATCTAATCCACCGTGATTCTCCTAAATCGCCGTTCTATAACCCGATGGAAACCTCTTCCCAGCGTCTACGAAACGCGATCCACCGATCCGTTAACCGTGTTTTCCATTTCACTGAAAAGGATAACACACCACAACCACAGATTGACCTCACCTCAAATAGCGGTGAATATCTCATGAACGTATCCATTGGAACACCTCCTTTCCCGATCATGGCCATCGCCGACACCGGAAGTGATCTCCTCTGGACGCAGTGCGCACCATGCGATGATTGTTACACTCAAGTTGATCCTCTCTTTGACCCTAAAACGTCTTCCACATACAAAGACGTTTCTTGCTCCTCAAGTCAATGTACTGCCCTAGAAAATCAAGCCTCTTGTTCCACAAATGACAACACTTGTTCTTACTCATTGTCTTACGGGGATAACTCATACACAAAGGGTAACATCGCCGTGGATACCTTAACGCTCGGCTCCAGCGATACCCGCCCTATGCAGCTTAAGAATATTATTATCGGTTGTGGTCACAACAACGCTGGAACGTTTAACAAGAAAGGCTCTGGAATCGTCGGACTAGGTGGTGGTCCGGTTTCGCTTATCAAGCAACTTGGCGACTCCATCGACGGTAAATTCTCATACTGCTTGGTTCCTCTAACTTCCAAAAAGGATCAAACGAGTAAAATCAACTTCGGAACCAATGCCATCGTGTCGGGATCAGGAGTTGTCTCAACTCCTCTGATCGCAAAGGCGTCTCAAGAGACCTTCTATTACCTAACCCTAAAATCCATTAGCGTGGGAAGCAAGCAAATCCAATACTCAGGCTCAGATTCTGAAAGCAGCGAGGGAAACATCATCATCGATTCAGGCACAACTTTAACGTTATTACCGACTGAATTTTACTCCGAGCTCGAGGATGCGGTTGCATCCTCTATCGATGCTGAGAAGAAGCAAGATCCACAAAGCGGTTTGAGTCTATGTTACAGTGCAACCGGAGATCTAAAAGTTCCAGTCATTACTATGCATTTTGATGGAGCCGATGTGAAGCTTGACTCCTCCAATGCCTTTGTACAAGTCTCGGAGGATTTGGTTTGCTTTGCCTTCCGCGGAAGCCCGAGTTTCTCCATATACGGTAATGTGGCGCAGATGAACTTTCTTGTTGGATACGACACTGTTTCCAAAACGGTGTCATTTAAGCCAACAGATTGTGCAAAGATGTAGTTGTTTCATCTCaacatgtttttcaaaattgtgTTTTCAATTACAATAATGGCTGATTTAGTTTCAGCCTTagttcttttgaatttttctaatTCACATGTAGTAGTCTATCTTTTCAAGGGAGAGTTAAATTCTCgaccttttgttctttt includes:
- the CDR1 gene encoding Eukaryotic aspartyl protease family protein (CONSTITUTIVE DISEASE RESISTANCE 1 (CDR1); CONTAINS InterPro DOMAIN/s: Peptidase aspartic (InterPro:IPR021109), Peptidase aspartic, catalytic (InterPro:IPR009007), Peptidase A1 (InterPro:IPR001461), Peptidase aspartic, active site (InterPro:IPR001969); BEST Arabidopsis thaliana protein match is: Eukaryotic aspartyl protease family protein (TAIR:AT1G64830.1); Has 3792 Blast hits to 3768 proteins in 339 species: Archae - 0; Bacteria - 0; Metazoa - 807; Fungi - 843; Plants - 1930; Viruses - 0; Other Eukaryotes - 212 (source: NCBI BLink).), which codes for MASLFSSVLLSLCLLSSLFLSNANAKPKLGFTADLIHRDSPKSPFYNPMETSSQRLRNAIHRSVNRVFHFTEKDNTPQPQIDLTSNSGEYLMNVSIGTPPFPIMAIADTGSDLLWTQCAPCDDCYTQVDPLFDPKTSSTYKDVSCSSSQCTALENQASCSTNDNTCSYSLSYGDNSYTKGNIAVDTLTLGSSDTRPMQLKNIIIGCGHNNAGTFNKKGSGIVGLGGGPVSLIKQLGDSIDGKFSYCLVPLTSKKDQTSKINFGTNAIVSGSGVVSTPLIAKASQETFYYLTLKSISVGSKQIQYSGSDSESSEGNIIIDSGTTLTLLPTEFYSELEDAVASSIDAEKKQDPQSGLSLCYSATGDLKVPVITMHFDGADVKLDSSNAFVQVSEDLVCFAFRGSPSFSIYGNVAQMNFLVGYDTVSKTVSFKPTDCAKM
- a CDS encoding Polynucleotidyl transferase, ribonuclease H-like superfamily protein (Polynucleotidyl transferase, ribonuclease H-like superfamily protein; FUNCTIONS IN: ribonuclease H activity, nucleic acid binding; INVOLVED IN: biological_process unknown; LOCATED IN: cellular_component unknown; CONTAINS InterPro DOMAIN/s: Polynucleotidyl transferase, ribonuclease H fold (InterPro:IPR012337), Ribonuclease H (InterPro:IPR002156); BEST Arabidopsis thaliana protein match is: F-box family protein (TAIR:AT3G60040.1); Has 45 Blast hits to 45 proteins in 4 species: Archae - 0; Bacteria - 0; Metazoa - 0; Fungi - 0; Plants - 45; Viruses - 0; Other Eukaryotes - 0 (source: NCBI BLink).) — its product is MGNVQDIMKEAKAYCCFVDASWVSPTECAGIGWVLYNDKAQMVLKGMASIPPTNSSIEAEAEALRSAMMQVRRLGYEEVKFCVDASILYQNVAPYLQKDKKACPTTNSPLAAYIQDIQKLATISASFVVSKVNSTINDVADHLAKVARSKKMQYVISWTHEFKQLVQTTESGANASQEVSSNA